In the genome of Globicephala melas chromosome 3, mGloMel1.2, whole genome shotgun sequence, one region contains:
- the IRF1 gene encoding interferon regulatory factor 1 isoform X1, which yields MPITRMRMRPWLEMQINSNQIPGLIWINKEKMIFQIPWKHAAKHGWDINKDACLFRSWAIHTGRYKVGEKEPDPKTWKANFRCAMNSLPDIEEVKDQSRNKGSSAVRVYRMLPPLTKNQRKERKSKSSRDAKSKAKKKSCGESSPDTFSDGLSSSTLPDDHSSYTTQGYMGQDLDVERALTPALSPCAVSSTLPDWRIPVEIVPDSTSDLYNFQVSPMPSTSEAATDEDEEGKLTEDIMKLLEQSGWQQTSVDGKGYLLNEPGAQPTSVYGDFSCKEEPEVDSPGGYIGLISSDLKNMDTSWLDSLLPPVRLPSIQAIPCAP from the exons ATGCCCATCACTCGGATGCGCATGAGACCCTGGCTAGAGATGCAGATTAATTCCAACCAAATCCCAGGGCTGATCTGGATTAATAAA GAGAAGATGATCTTCCAGATCCCATGGAAGCACGCTGCCAAGCATGGCTGGGACATCAACAAGGATGCCTGTCTGTTTCGGAGCTGGGCCATTCACACAG GCCGATACAAAGTAGGGGAAAAGGAGCCGGATCCCAAGACATGGAAGGCCAACTTTCGCTGTGCCATGAACTCCCTGCCAGATATCGAGGAGGTGAAGGACCAGAGCAGGAACAAGGGCAGTTCAGCTGTGCGGGTGTACCGGATGCTCCCACCCCTCACCAAGAACCAGAGGAAAG AGAGAAAGTCCAAGTCCAGCCGAGATGCTAAGAGCAAGGCCAAGAAAAAG TCATGTGGGGAATCCAGCCCCGATACCTTCTCTGATGGACTCAGCAGCTCCACCCTGCCTGATGACCACAGCAGCTACACAACTCAGGGCTACATGGGGCAGGACTTGGACGTTGAACGGGCCCTTACTCCAG CACTGTCACCGTGTGCCGTCAGTAGCACCCTCCCCGACTGGCGCATTCCAGTGGAAATTGTGCCAGACAGCACCAGTGACCTGTACAACTTTCAGGTGTCGCCCATGCCCTCCACCTCTGAAG CTGCAACAGATGAGGATGAGGAAGGGAAGTTAACTGAGGACATCATGAAG CTCTTGGAGCAGTCAGGGTGGCAGCAGACAAGCGTGGATGGGAAGGGGTACCTGCTCAATGAACCTGGGGCCCAGCCCACCTCTGTCTATGGAGACTTCAGCTGCAAAGAGGAGCCAGAAGTTGACAGCCCTGGGG GGTATATTGGGCTGATATCTTCAGATCTGAAGAACATGGACACCAGCTGGCTGGACAGCCTGCTGCCCCCAGTCAGGCTGCCCTCCATCCAGGCCATTCCTTGTGCACCATAG
- the IRF1 gene encoding interferon regulatory factor 1 isoform X2, with protein MPITRMRMRPWLEMQINSNQIPGLIWINKEKMIFQIPWKHAAKHGWDINKDACLFRSWAIHTDIEEVKDQSRNKGSSAVRVYRMLPPLTKNQRKERKSKSSRDAKSKAKKKSCGESSPDTFSDGLSSSTLPDDHSSYTTQGYMGQDLDVERALTPALSPCAVSSTLPDWRIPVEIVPDSTSDLYNFQVSPMPSTSEAATDEDEEGKLTEDIMKLLEQSGWQQTSVDGKGYLLNEPGAQPTSVYGDFSCKEEPEVDSPGGYIGLISSDLKNMDTSWLDSLLPPVRLPSIQAIPCAP; from the exons ATGCCCATCACTCGGATGCGCATGAGACCCTGGCTAGAGATGCAGATTAATTCCAACCAAATCCCAGGGCTGATCTGGATTAATAAA GAGAAGATGATCTTCCAGATCCCATGGAAGCACGCTGCCAAGCATGGCTGGGACATCAACAAGGATGCCTGTCTGTTTCGGAGCTGGGCCATTCACACAG ATATCGAGGAGGTGAAGGACCAGAGCAGGAACAAGGGCAGTTCAGCTGTGCGGGTGTACCGGATGCTCCCACCCCTCACCAAGAACCAGAGGAAAG AGAGAAAGTCCAAGTCCAGCCGAGATGCTAAGAGCAAGGCCAAGAAAAAG TCATGTGGGGAATCCAGCCCCGATACCTTCTCTGATGGACTCAGCAGCTCCACCCTGCCTGATGACCACAGCAGCTACACAACTCAGGGCTACATGGGGCAGGACTTGGACGTTGAACGGGCCCTTACTCCAG CACTGTCACCGTGTGCCGTCAGTAGCACCCTCCCCGACTGGCGCATTCCAGTGGAAATTGTGCCAGACAGCACCAGTGACCTGTACAACTTTCAGGTGTCGCCCATGCCCTCCACCTCTGAAG CTGCAACAGATGAGGATGAGGAAGGGAAGTTAACTGAGGACATCATGAAG CTCTTGGAGCAGTCAGGGTGGCAGCAGACAAGCGTGGATGGGAAGGGGTACCTGCTCAATGAACCTGGGGCCCAGCCCACCTCTGTCTATGGAGACTTCAGCTGCAAAGAGGAGCCAGAAGTTGACAGCCCTGGGG GGTATATTGGGCTGATATCTTCAGATCTGAAGAACATGGACACCAGCTGGCTGGACAGCCTGCTGCCCCCAGTCAGGCTGCCCTCCATCCAGGCCATTCCTTGTGCACCATAG